Genomic window (Aquimarina sp. BL5):
GACCATGTCCGTCAAACGTTCCTTTTTGATAGTTCACATTATGTATTGAAGCATAAATATTAGCAGGTAACATCAGAACAAGAAAAATAATGAGTGTCCAACCAGATATATATATCAATCGAGGAATAAGAAGGCTTATTGCAAGTAAAATTTCAAATATTCCTGTTAGATGAACGAATGTCTCTTTATAGGGAATAAATTTAGGTATCATCATAGACATACCTTTTGTAAATGCAAAATGCCCAATCGCTGTAAATAGGAGCATTATTGACATTGCAATTCGAGCCGATAACGCAAAATCATAATCCTTGTTGATAATCTTGATAATAAACAAAGAAATTACAAAACTTGATAAAAGTATAATTAAAGATTTCATATAATTAGATTTTTGAAATACAAAGGTCAACAATGCATTTATAACAGTAATTGACTTAAGTTAAATAATACGTTTTCTCTTCTTAACCAAAGTCAATTTATAACTCTCTAAATGAAAGTAGTTTTGTAGTATGATTTAAAAATACGACACTATGAAAACATTGTCTAAAGCTTCAGGGATTGCGTACTTATTAATTTTCATTTCTGGTTTTTATGCAAATTTTACAATTCTAACATCTCTTGTAGATTTGAATAATAGTGAACAAACAACCTTGAATATTATTAATAATTCTATCCAGTTTAGACAAGGATTGATTGGGTTTTTGGTAATGCTAACTTCAGATGTGTTTTTGATTTGGTCATTATTTAAAATCACTGAGCCAACTCATAAAACAGTATCATATATAGCATCCTTATTCAGAGGTTTACACGCTTCGTTTTTTTTAATTGCTTTAGTCAAATTAATTAAGGTCTATACTATTACTTCTGAAGAAACAAATTCTGTAGAGTTGCAAACTAGTATAATTGATTTACTATCTAATTTCGATAAGCTTTGGACGATTGGTCTCCTATTTTTTGGTGTACATTTATTGTTACTTGGTTTTTTAGCCTTAAAA
Coding sequences:
- a CDS encoding DUF4386 domain-containing protein, with the translated sequence MKTLSKASGIAYLLIFISGFYANFTILTSLVDLNNSEQTTLNIINNSIQFRQGLIGFLVMLTSDVFLIWSLFKITEPTHKTVSYIASLFRGLHASFFLIALVKLIKVYTITSEETNSVELQTSIIDLLSNFDKLWTIGLLFFGVHLLLLGFLALKSNYIPRIIGFLLILGALGYAIDGSSKLYLASYSEYQSYFEAIVIFTGVIGELSFTIWLLVKDFSQKKL